In a genomic window of Candidatus Thiothrix sulfatifontis:
- a CDS encoding DUF4214 domain-containing protein codes for MDVLHSIESLEFVDRSFFDSTEAQQVYRLYQAAFDRTPDKGGLSYWISQYVAGKDLATISAGFTYSQEFMALYPVGDTSAFLYGLYDNVLGRTPDAGGLAHWQAEMQKGMSAAAVLLAFSESTENRINLAAIIDDGFWLA; via the coding sequence ATAGATGTTCTACATAGCATCGAGAGCCTAGAATTTGTTGACAGAAGCTTTTTTGATAGTACCGAGGCTCAGCAGGTTTATCGGCTCTATCAAGCGGCATTTGATCGCACACCTGACAAGGGCGGCTTAAGCTATTGGATTAGTCAATATGTTGCTGGTAAAGACCTTGCCACGATTTCAGCAGGCTTTACCTATTCACAAGAATTCATGGCACTTTATCCCGTAGGTGACACTTCTGCTTTCTTATACGGTTTGTACGACAATGTGCTGGGGCGCACGCCTGATGCGGGTGGTTTAGCTCATTGGCAAGCGGAAATGCAAAAAGGAATGTCAGCGGCTGCGGTGTTGTTGGCATTTAGTGAAAGCACAGAAAATCGTATAAATTTGGCTGCGATTATTGATGACGGTTTTTGGTTAGCTTGA
- a CDS encoding polysaccharide biosynthesis tyrosine autokinase, with translation MITQKYPSYDDDNSRPRQEVTSLSQRKFMTVNEPEPVPAIFEQDKSDDDEIDLRQLWSVIRRRRAVIFTLFILITLITLIFTLSITPIYRAGVTMEINQEEQRLLDYDVAANDSQRSSVNSKDFYQTHYELLKSRSLADRVISNMGIEDKLRGTQEQLAKPFYADWLEAFSTEETAQDAAEVKGERPLADKFLANVTISPVKNSKIVNIQYDDASPEFAANAANAIAQNYINMNLERRAGTTRYAEQFLQEQLVLTKSKLEESEAKLADYAKQADILDINNENMKEQRLSGLSNALATAERDRISAETKYSQVKSADMASAVLASTTIQTLKKALTELEVRAQSVSSSTTINDPTIQRLEQEKAKLEADYQEKLEIYKPDYPLMVQLEQKINKIDTQLSKASSNIRTGIDQQIAELKTQIQQETRNIQNALKSDYLEAQQKEDELRAEMQTQVSGVQDLRDKRITYNTLNREVETNRNVYEGLLQRLKEVGVASGAVTNNIAVVDAAIVPYAVHTPNKKLNLALGAVLGLFIGVVAAFLLEFLDDRIKTKEDIERLLPLPLLGIAPAIGKRSKGSADTEYHLMTAEQPTSAVAEAFRSLRTNLMFATRTGAPRIMNVTSAGPAEGKSSAIINLATAFAQAGKKVLIIDGDLRKPTIHKRFKLDNSQGFVHFLTGQEKLEALVKPTLIPNVFAIPSGPIPPNPVELLSSEHLHELTMRAENGQLPYDLVMIDAPPVLGLADALIIGNHTRATLLITAYNETRKQPLHSAYERLRQARSHLLGVVLTKAKSAVGDSNYYSYDYYYSYGAGESSEGDGRTPKKKALTGKKAA, from the coding sequence ATGATTACGCAAAAATACCCTTCTTATGACGATGATAATTCCCGCCCTCGGCAGGAAGTGACCTCACTGAGCCAACGTAAATTCATGACGGTTAATGAACCAGAACCCGTACCTGCTATTTTTGAGCAAGACAAGAGTGATGATGACGAAATCGACTTGCGCCAATTATGGTCAGTGATTCGGCGGCGGCGTGCGGTAATCTTCACCCTGTTCATTTTGATTACTCTGATTACCCTAATCTTCACCCTGAGTATTACGCCTATTTATCGAGCAGGCGTTACCATGGAAATCAATCAAGAGGAACAACGTCTCTTGGATTACGATGTGGCAGCGAACGACTCGCAACGCAGCAGCGTGAATAGCAAAGATTTTTATCAAACCCATTATGAATTGCTCAAAAGCCGTAGCCTAGCTGACCGCGTGATTAGCAATATGGGCATTGAAGACAAACTGCGTGGCACTCAAGAACAATTAGCCAAACCCTTCTACGCGGATTGGTTGGAAGCGTTTAGTACTGAAGAAACCGCGCAAGACGCCGCCGAAGTCAAAGGTGAACGCCCCTTAGCGGATAAATTCTTGGCAAATGTCACCATTTCTCCGGTGAAAAACTCTAAAATCGTGAATATTCAATACGATGATGCCAGTCCAGAATTTGCTGCAAATGCTGCCAATGCCATTGCTCAAAACTACATCAATATGAATTTGGAGCGTCGCGCCGGTACTACCCGTTACGCGGAGCAATTCCTGCAAGAACAGCTAGTATTAACCAAAAGTAAGTTGGAAGAGTCCGAAGCCAAGCTTGCCGACTATGCTAAACAAGCCGATATTTTGGATATCAACAATGAGAACATGAAAGAACAGCGCTTATCTGGCTTGAGCAATGCATTAGCCACCGCCGAACGTGACCGCATCTCGGCTGAAACCAAGTATAGCCAAGTCAAATCAGCGGATATGGCTTCAGCGGTTTTGGCCAGCACCACGATCCAAACGCTCAAGAAAGCACTGACTGAACTGGAAGTACGGGCACAATCGGTTAGCAGCAGTACCACGATTAATGACCCCACCATTCAACGCCTTGAACAAGAAAAGGCCAAGTTAGAAGCCGACTACCAAGAAAAGTTGGAAATTTACAAACCAGACTACCCATTGATGGTACAGCTTGAGCAGAAAATCAATAAAATCGATACCCAACTGAGTAAAGCCAGTAGCAATATACGCACGGGTATTGATCAGCAAATTGCGGAATTGAAAACACAGATTCAACAAGAAACCCGCAATATCCAAAATGCCTTAAAATCAGATTATTTGGAAGCCCAGCAGAAAGAAGACGAATTGCGTGCAGAGATGCAAACCCAAGTATCAGGCGTGCAAGATTTACGTGACAAACGCATTACTTACAACACCTTAAACCGTGAAGTGGAAACCAATCGCAATGTATACGAAGGTTTATTGCAACGCCTTAAAGAAGTGGGAGTTGCCAGTGGCGCTGTCACCAACAATATTGCGGTGGTTGATGCGGCAATTGTGCCTTACGCTGTCCACACACCTAACAAGAAGCTAAATCTGGCATTAGGTGCCGTACTGGGTTTATTCATTGGCGTGGTCGCTGCATTCTTATTGGAATTTTTGGATGACCGCATCAAAACCAAAGAAGACATTGAACGCTTGTTACCGTTGCCATTACTGGGTATTGCCCCAGCGATTGGCAAACGCAGTAAAGGCAGCGCCGACACCGAGTATCACTTGATGACCGCTGAACAACCCACTTCGGCCGTCGCGGAGGCGTTCCGCTCATTGCGAACCAATTTGATGTTTGCCACCCGCACCGGTGCACCACGCATTATGAACGTGACCAGTGCAGGCCCTGCTGAGGGGAAAAGTAGTGCGATCATTAACTTAGCCACGGCATTTGCGCAGGCAGGTAAAAAAGTATTGATTATTGACGGTGACTTACGCAAACCCACGATACACAAACGCTTTAAACTGGATAATAGTCAGGGTTTTGTACATTTCCTAACCGGTCAAGAAAAATTGGAAGCATTGGTTAAACCGACACTGATTCCAAATGTGTTTGCGATTCCCTCAGGGCCGATTCCGCCTAACCCGGTTGAGTTGCTATCCAGTGAACATTTGCATGAACTGACCATGCGAGCCGAGAATGGGCAATTGCCTTACGATCTGGTCATGATCGACGCGCCACCGGTACTTGGTTTGGCCGATGCGTTGATTATTGGCAATCATACCCGCGCCACTTTGCTCATTACCGCATACAATGAAACCCGTAAGCAGCCCTTGCATTCTGCCTACGAGCGTTTGCGGCAAGCTCGCAGCCACCTGTTAGGCGTGGTGCTTACTAAAGCAAAAAGTGCGGTGGGTGATTCTAACTACTACAGTTATGACTACTACTACAGTTACGGAGCGGGGGAAAGCAGTGAGGGTGACGGGCGTACTCCGAAGAAAAAGGCGTTAACAGGGAAAAAAGCGGCGTAG
- a CDS encoding O-antigen ligase family protein produces the protein MKPTDLPTISQWLVFGLSCLLLLFAPLLRAGNTALALMIMQGLSLGILLIIAGWRLPHQYISRPIWWFLVISIGLVLMYLIPVPETMWRTLPGRTIYVAVYDWLSEHNKDTIYLALSLIPANTVYSLLALLPPLSIFLAIGYLNKRQTLYLVYVFLGVAAFQAGYGLTQYAAGFSDNASGTYPNRDHFSALMAMALPLGFGLAAYRVGNHTKHERDSTEHLERRLNYLLVFISLTLLLLLAGIFSRSRAGVVLIMLGILLSSLVFSRHIGGKRSTGLMTTASTIGIGLAINIGLIPVLNRFTQANPMEDLRWDFFDTTIAGIQQFFPLGSGPGTFSDIYRALQPLGQTGNFVNNAHNDYLELLFETGLVGAVIILGFFILYLYGWWQLRQAAWQQEHFIQTGAGIGILLMLLHAVVEFNFHIPANALFFAFLAGLFLCKSRR, from the coding sequence ATGAAACCCACAGATCTCCCCACTATTTCACAATGGCTCGTGTTCGGGTTAAGCTGCCTGCTGCTTTTATTTGCTCCTTTATTGCGGGCGGGCAATACCGCGCTGGCTTTAATGATTATGCAAGGGCTTAGTCTCGGAATTTTACTGATCATCGCTGGATGGAGGCTACCTCATCAATATATTTCACGACCTATTTGGTGGTTTTTAGTCATTAGTATCGGTTTGGTTTTAATGTATTTAATCCCTGTTCCTGAAACAATGTGGCGCACATTACCGGGGCGAACAATTTATGTCGCTGTTTACGATTGGCTGAGTGAGCATAATAAAGATACTATTTATCTCGCGCTTTCATTGATTCCTGCTAATACGGTTTATAGCTTATTAGCATTATTGCCGCCGTTAAGTATTTTTCTCGCGATAGGCTATTTGAATAAACGTCAAACATTGTATTTGGTTTATGTTTTTTTAGGCGTTGCGGCGTTCCAGGCAGGTTATGGTTTAACCCAATACGCCGCCGGTTTCAGTGACAATGCAAGTGGTACTTACCCTAATCGTGATCATTTTTCAGCGTTGATGGCAATGGCTTTGCCACTAGGTTTTGGATTAGCTGCTTACCGCGTAGGCAACCATACCAAACACGAACGTGACTCTACGGAACATCTGGAACGACGATTAAATTATTTACTGGTATTTATTAGCCTGACGTTATTGCTATTACTGGCTGGTATTTTCTCACGTTCCCGCGCTGGAGTCGTATTAATAATGCTAGGTATTTTATTGTCAAGTTTGGTCTTTTCCCGACACATTGGCGGTAAACGCTCTACTGGCTTAATGACCACAGCCAGTACTATCGGTATCGGTTTGGCTATTAATATAGGGCTAATACCCGTATTAAACCGTTTTACACAAGCTAACCCAATGGAAGACTTACGCTGGGATTTCTTCGATACCACTATCGCGGGTATCCAACAATTTTTTCCCCTTGGTTCAGGGCCCGGTACATTTTCTGATATTTACCGCGCTCTTCAACCCTTAGGGCAAACCGGTAATTTTGTTAATAATGCGCACAACGACTATCTCGAATTATTATTTGAAACAGGGCTAGTGGGTGCTGTCATTATCTTAGGCTTTTTTATACTGTATTTGTATGGTTGGTGGCAGTTGCGACAAGCAGCATGGCAGCAAGAACATTTTATCCAAACAGGCGCTGGTATTGGGATATTGTTGATGCTATTGCACGCTGTGGTGGAGTTCAATTTCCATATTCCTGCTAATGCCTTATTCTTTGCTTTCTTAGCAGGATTATTTCTGTGTAAAAGCCGCCGCTAA
- a CDS encoding polysaccharide biosynthesis protein — protein sequence MNTQKSAYKQLLALPRWQKRVIMLGADTALLALAVWLSFAMRFSTWQPDLQDGQWLMIAAPLVTIPLFITLGLYRAIVRFMGGEALLAVIQGITVSAVLLGTMALLFDWDGIPRSFYPIYWGTALFLVGSSRYLIRHHHQTSQHKNGHIHVAIYGAGQSGIQLASTLASMPEYRVAIFVDDNPALHKAVIHGVRVHAMEELPHLIATRHIQQVLLAMPSVSHQRRREIVESLEHLSVHVRTIPELSDLVSGERSIAELREIGIDELLGRSPVAPKADLLSQCITNKAVMVTGAGGSIGSELCRQIVRLQPTRLVLFELSEFALYQIEQELLNLCRHERLSVPIIPMLGSVQDYQRVEEALRQHRINTLYHAAAYKHVPMVEHNPIEGLRNNVFGTLQAAKAARAENVERFILISTDKAVRPTNVMGASKRMAELVLQGLAKMPGDTIFSMVRFGNVLGSSGSVVPLFREQIRKGGPITVTHPDIIRYFMTIPEAAQLVIQAGAMATGGEVFVLDMGEPVKIVDLAKRMVNLSGLTLQTEAYPQGDIAISFSGLRPGEKLYEELLIGESPQTTSHPRIFMAHEACMEWTDVTKMLDSLDTDCRQRNLAKVYRLLHSHIQGFKHPGVTPDIRAPKATSCVIPFPVKLEGVA from the coding sequence ATGAATACTCAAAAATCTGCTTACAAACAGTTGTTAGCACTACCTCGCTGGCAAAAACGCGTCATTATGCTTGGTGCTGATACTGCATTGCTGGCTTTAGCGGTATGGCTAAGTTTTGCGATGCGATTTAGTACTTGGCAACCTGATTTGCAAGACGGTCAATGGCTGATGATTGCAGCACCCTTGGTAACGATTCCATTGTTTATCACACTGGGGCTTTACCGAGCAATTGTGCGTTTCATGGGTGGGGAGGCACTGCTCGCCGTGATTCAAGGCATTACCGTGTCGGCGGTACTGCTGGGCACAATGGCGTTATTGTTTGACTGGGATGGCATCCCGCGTTCTTTTTATCCCATTTATTGGGGAACAGCGTTGTTTTTGGTGGGAAGCAGTCGTTACTTGATTCGGCATCACCATCAAACCTCGCAACACAAAAATGGTCATATTCACGTCGCTATTTACGGTGCTGGTCAGTCAGGCATTCAATTAGCATCAACGTTAGCGAGTATGCCGGAATACCGAGTGGCAATCTTCGTTGATGACAACCCCGCCTTACATAAAGCCGTTATTCACGGGGTAAGGGTTCACGCTATGGAAGAACTGCCTCATTTGATCGCAACGCGGCATATTCAACAAGTATTACTGGCGATGCCGTCGGTTAGCCATCAACGCCGCCGTGAAATCGTGGAGTCGCTGGAACATCTATCGGTACATGTGCGCACGATTCCAGAGTTAAGTGATCTGGTTTCAGGCGAACGGTCGATTGCCGAATTACGCGAAATTGGCATTGATGAACTGCTAGGGCGCTCCCCGGTTGCCCCAAAAGCCGACTTACTCAGCCAGTGCATTACCAACAAAGCGGTGATGGTAACAGGGGCGGGCGGTTCCATTGGCTCAGAATTGTGTCGCCAAATCGTGCGCTTGCAACCAACTCGTTTGGTTTTATTCGAGTTATCGGAGTTCGCGCTCTATCAAATTGAGCAAGAATTATTAAACCTTTGCCGCCACGAACGCTTATCTGTGCCGATTATCCCTATGTTAGGTTCGGTTCAAGATTATCAACGGGTTGAAGAAGCGTTACGCCAACATCGGATCAACACACTCTACCACGCTGCCGCGTACAAACATGTGCCAATGGTAGAACACAATCCGATCGAAGGCTTGCGTAACAATGTTTTCGGCACACTACAAGCTGCCAAAGCGGCGCGGGCGGAAAACGTTGAACGCTTTATTTTAATTTCGACCGACAAAGCGGTACGCCCCACCAATGTGATGGGAGCCAGTAAGCGCATGGCAGAGCTAGTGCTGCAAGGCTTGGCAAAAATGCCCGGTGATACGATTTTCAGCATGGTACGGTTTGGCAATGTGCTAGGGTCATCAGGCTCGGTGGTACCGCTATTTCGCGAACAAATACGCAAAGGCGGCCCAATCACTGTGACGCATCCCGATATTATTCGGTATTTCATGACCATTCCTGAAGCCGCGCAACTGGTTATTCAAGCGGGAGCGATGGCAACGGGTGGCGAAGTATTTGTATTGGATATGGGCGAGCCGGTTAAAATTGTTGATTTGGCAAAACGCATGGTAAATCTCTCAGGGCTTACGTTACAAACCGAAGCCTACCCACAAGGCGACATTGCTATTAGCTTTTCAGGGTTACGCCCCGGTGAGAAACTGTACGAAGAGTTGCTGATTGGCGAAAGTCCGCAAACAACCTCACACCCACGCATTTTTATGGCGCATGAAGCTTGCATGGAATGGACGGACGTGACGAAAATGCTAGACTCATTGGATACCGATTGCCGTCAACGCAATTTAGCTAAAGTGTATCGCTTGCTCCACAGCCATATTCAAGGGTTTAAACACCCTGGTGTAACGCCCGATATACGTGCACCGAAAGCAACAAGTTGTGTTATTCCCTTCCCTGTTAAGTTAGAAGGCGTTGCTTAA
- a CDS encoding capsular biosynthesis protein, translated as MIDLHSHILPGLCDGSKNLETSLAMARIAVADGTTHLACTPHIYPGIYHNSTSTIVPALHHLQAALDEAEIRLTLIAGADVHMVPEVMMGLHNGDIPTLHGSRYFLLEPSHHVPVPGFLEQIENFINAGYVPLITHPERLRWLDDHYQDFVAAAQQGAWIQITAGAISGKFGNKAKQWSERMLQEGIVHIIASDAHGTERRPPILSEGIAAAIDMTGDEAEIMRMVMERPQAVLDNANPAAVSQPPGLSTAVVPYMASEQLATKKGWFSRFFA; from the coding sequence ATGATTGATTTACATAGCCATATATTACCGGGGTTGTGTGATGGTTCTAAAAATTTGGAAACATCACTCGCCATGGCGCGTATTGCCGTTGCTGACGGTACAACGCATCTGGCGTGTACACCGCATATTTATCCGGGTATTTATCATAATTCGACCAGCACGATTGTGCCTGCCTTGCACCACTTGCAAGCGGCATTGGATGAAGCCGAAATCCGGCTGACATTGATAGCAGGAGCGGATGTTCACATGGTGCCAGAAGTCATGATGGGCTTGCATAACGGTGATATTCCGACATTACACGGCTCACGTTACTTTTTACTTGAGCCTTCTCATCACGTGCCTGTCCCCGGATTTTTGGAACAGATTGAAAACTTCATTAACGCTGGATACGTTCCGCTGATTACGCATCCAGAGCGGTTGCGTTGGTTAGACGATCACTACCAAGATTTTGTCGCTGCCGCTCAACAAGGTGCATGGATTCAAATCACCGCTGGTGCAATCAGTGGCAAATTTGGCAACAAAGCCAAGCAGTGGTCTGAGCGGATGTTACAGGAAGGCATTGTGCATATTATTGCCTCTGATGCACACGGCACCGAACGCCGCCCGCCGATTCTGTCGGAAGGCATTGCTGCGGCTATCGACATGACCGGCGATGAAGCAGAAATCATGCGCATGGTCATGGAACGCCCGCAAGCGGTTCTCGACAACGCCAACCCTGCGGCGGTCAGTCAACCACCGGGTTTATCGACAGCCGTTGTGCCTTACATGGCTTCTGAGCAGTTGGCGACTAAAAAAGGTTGGTTTAGCCGTTTTTTCGCCTGA
- a CDS encoding polysaccharide export protein, producing the protein MHKYLNRLHSLLPATAVFVGAALIASCSTPPAHPEDTQQVGLGTTESGSIFSSLQELDYLAPTENTAISSGDLLDIKVFQAEELSGKYKVGSDGKISLPLIGALAVSGKTPLAVEKQLSGLLQQKYLQDPQVSILVESFTNQRVTVEGEVNKPGVYPIEGSITFLQAIALAGGLANLASPDKVVLFRRNGQQVKAYQLDIQAIRDGRLRDPYMRGNDQIVAHRSDSRYWFKEVKDMISGLINPFN; encoded by the coding sequence ATGCACAAATATTTAAACAGGCTGCACTCCCTGTTACCCGCCACCGCCGTATTTGTCGGTGCCGCTTTAATAGCAAGTTGTAGTACACCGCCTGCTCACCCGGAAGATACACAGCAAGTCGGCTTAGGCACTACTGAATCTGGTAGTATTTTTTCTAGCTTGCAAGAACTGGATTATTTAGCACCCACTGAAAATACCGCTATTAGTTCAGGCGATTTGCTAGACATTAAGGTATTCCAAGCCGAGGAGTTATCGGGAAAATACAAGGTTGGTTCAGATGGTAAAATCTCCCTGCCATTGATAGGCGCATTAGCAGTTAGCGGGAAAACACCGTTAGCCGTAGAAAAGCAACTCAGTGGCTTGTTGCAACAAAAATACTTACAAGACCCTCAAGTCAGCATTTTAGTTGAAAGCTTTACCAATCAACGGGTTACGGTAGAAGGTGAAGTAAATAAACCTGGCGTTTATCCTATCGAAGGTTCCATAACGTTTCTGCAAGCCATTGCCTTAGCCGGTGGTCTCGCTAATCTTGCCAGCCCGGATAAAGTAGTGTTATTTCGACGCAATGGTCAGCAAGTTAAAGCCTATCAATTGGATATTCAAGCCATTCGGGATGGGCGTTTACGTGACCCTTATATGCGCGGAAATGATCAGATTGTGGCGCACCGTTCGGACAGTCGTTACTGGTTTAAAGAAGTAAAAGACATGATTTCAGGGTTAATCAACCCTTTTAATTAA